The bacterium genome contains the following window.
GAGCCTCGTGAAGGAAAGTCGCGTTCCAGTTCGTGGTCTTTGAATGCCAATCTTTCGTTGTTTGAGGGTGGGCAGCGGATTTTTCTGTATCGAATCGCCCAAGCTCAGAAGAAGATCAACACGCTGACAGTGGCCGACGCACATAAGTCGCTGACGCGGAGTGTCGCGCAGCAGGTTGTTGGTGTGCTGACGATGGAGAAGGTGGTCGCACTAAGCAAGCGGCTGCGGGATCAGCGCAAGGATGCCTACGACTTGGCGAAGGCGCGGTTTGAAGTGGGTGCGGTGACGGAGCTGGATGTGTTGCAGGCGGAGATTGAGCTGGGAACTGCGGAGAACACGATTGCGAGTTCAGAGCGTGAACTTGAAAAGCGGCGCGAGGACTTGAATCAGACGCTCGGCATTGACTTGCGCAGCCGTTATCCGATAGCCGAAGCGGGCAGTTTGTCACCGTATCAGTTTGATTTGGATCAGATGGTGTCGGACGCCTATCAGAATCGCACGGATTTGGAAATCGCGTGGCTGCGGCTGAAGCAGGCGCGGCATAACGTGAACTACTCGAAGGGTGCCTATCTGCCGCGAGTTTCGATCGGCGCATCGCGGGCTGCGAGTGAACAGTCGGGAGCGGATCAGCCGTTCACCTTGAACCCGCGCAACCGCAACACGACGTATTACGGCAGTCTGAGTTGGAACTTGTTTGACGGATTTGCGCGCGAATACGACGTGGCGTCGAAGCGGGTGGAGTTGCGGAGAGCAGAAGAGACTGAGCGCGAGCTTAGACTTTCGATCGAGAAGAGCGTGCGCGAGGCTTACCGCAATCTGGAGACGGTCTATGACCAGATGCAGACGACGAGCCGCAATCGCGAATTGGCGAATCGGACTCTCGAATTGGAACGGGAGCGCTACCGGCTGGGAGCCACCTCTGCTCTTTCATTGCGCGACGCACAGGTGACCTATGAGCGCGCGGAGACGGATCATTTGCAGAAGGAATTAGAGTATCAGTCGAGTTTGATTGCGCTGGAGCTTGCGGTGGGAAAGAATCTGCGGTAAGCGTTTCCAAGAGGACTTTGAACGGCGGCTCGGCAACGGGTCGCCGTTTTTCACGTATGGACATCAGTTGAAGCGCGAATCCTGCGTTTAATATATACCTTTTGAATGCGGATGTCAAGCATATTGTTCCCAAAACACAAATTTTATTATACATTTGTTCAATATGAAATTAGGGGAGATTGGCACTGAAGTTACGAGTGAACAGGAGAAGTCCGAGAGGCGGAAAAGGCATTCGCGGAGCCAGATTGGCTGCCGCCCGAAAGTCGGGTCCTCAAATGGTTGCAAGTTATTGGAATTTCATGTATTATATTGAGTTGGGAGATTTCCAACCTGTTGTTTTTTTGCAGTTAGTTGAGATATGAGTGGAGAATTTCTTGTCGGATAGACTATTCAAGGCGATAGAAGATCGGGTGGCGAGGGTGCAGGAGTATGTGCTGTCACCGCGATATTTGGATTTATTTTCACCCGAGGACATGCGGGAAGCCGTCACGTGCTACTTTGAGTCTGGGGGCAAGCGGTTGCGCCCGGCGGTGATGCTATTCTGCTGCGGGGCGGTAGGCGGCGACGAAGAGAAGGCGATCAGCGCGGCGGCGGCGGTGGAGATTTTCCACACGTGGACGCTCGTGCATGACGATATTATTGACCGCGATCCGCTGCGGCGCGGCGCGCCGACGGTGCATGAGCGATTTCGTGTCAAACCCTCAACGATTGCGCGTTTTGGAAACGGCGGGGACGCGGCGCACTACGGGGTTTCGATCGCAGTGCTGACGGGCGACGTGCAGCACGGCTGGGGAATCAGTTTGATGACGGAGCTGACGCGCAAGTTCGGGATCGCACCGGAAGTGACACTCACTCTGATCAACGAGCTGGACACGCGCGTTCTGTGCACACTGGTGGAAGGCGAGGTGCTGGACGTGCAGTATTCCAAAGAGCCCATCGAGAATCTCAGCAGTGAACAGATTGAGGAAATGCTCTGGAAAAAGACGGGTGCGCTCTACGAATTTGCTGGAGCTTCGGGCGCGGCCATCGGATTGAACACACCGGATTTGAAACACCCGCTGGTGCGCACACTGGAGCAATTCACAAGCGCGTGCGGTGCGGCGTTTCAACTGCAGGATGACATTCTCGGAGTGGTCGGGGACGAGAAACTGCTGGGCAAGCCCGTCGGCGCGGACATCCGAGAAGGCAAGCGAACGGTGATTGCACGCGAGTCATGGGTGCGGGCCGATGCCAGGCAGCGCAAGCTGATTGACGAAACGCTGGGGAATGTGCACGCACCGCAGGATCAGATCGAGGAAGTGACGAAGCTGTTTGTTTCTTTGGGGGGAGTGGAAGAGACTGCACGCCGCGCGACTGCACACGTGGAGCGAGGGCTAAAGCATCTTGAGCCGCTGCCACAGACACAGTATCGGGAGTGGCTGTCGGACTGGGCGCACTATATGATCGACCGGACTTTCTGACCGATGTGGCTGGGCGCGCTGGCGGGAACGGTTGTCTATTTGGACACGTCTGTCCTCGGACAGACATTGCTCGGGCAACCAATCATCGCATGTGTGGCTTATGGCGTGATGGTCGGTCGGCCGGAGATCGGATTGTTCTTCGGAGTTGTGTTCGAGCTTCTGTGGCTGGCGAATCTGCAAATCGGCGCGGCGAAATTCTCGGAAGGGAATCTGGGAGCGATCATCGCAACAGCCACCGCCGCACGGGTGGCGCCTTCGGAAGTCAGCGGCGATCCGTCATGGATGGTGATGCTGTTGTGCACGGGTTTGGGGCTGGTGCTTGCGCATGCCGGACGGGAACTTGCGCCGGCTGTGCGAAAGGTTATGAATCGAATTGCAGCTTCATTCATTGAAGCGTGCGC
Protein-coding sequences here:
- a CDS encoding TolC family protein; translation: MRKLIWWVMMLGIMCGGVRAQELVRVDSEQPLTLDSLVAIGLRQNPQVRQSALALKLNRPGDMAAIGRFLPSISLGLNFSESQFENRTFVNPDGSVSSLPVTFQDVVIVPDSAGNLVLDTIMVTQEPREGKSRSSSWSLNANLSLFEGGQRIFLYRIAQAQKKINTLTVADAHKSLTRSVAQQVVGVLTMEKVVALSKRLRDQRKDAYDLAKARFEVGAVTELDVLQAEIELGTAENTIASSERELEKRREDLNQTLGIDLRSRYPIAEAGSLSPYQFDLDQMVSDAYQNRTDLEIAWLRLKQARHNVNYSKGAYLPRVSIGASRAASEQSGADQPFTLNPRNRNTTYYGSLSWNLFDGFAREYDVASKRVELRRAEETERELRLSIEKSVREAYRNLETVYDQMQTTSRNRELANRTLELERERYRLGATSALSLRDAQVTYERAETDHLQKELEYQSSLIALELAVGKNLR
- a CDS encoding polyprenyl synthetase family protein, with protein sequence MSDRLFKAIEDRVARVQEYVLSPRYLDLFSPEDMREAVTCYFESGGKRLRPAVMLFCCGAVGGDEEKAISAAAAVEIFHTWTLVHDDIIDRDPLRRGAPTVHERFRVKPSTIARFGNGGDAAHYGVSIAVLTGDVQHGWGISLMTELTRKFGIAPEVTLTLINELDTRVLCTLVEGEVLDVQYSKEPIENLSSEQIEEMLWKKTGALYEFAGASGAAIGLNTPDLKHPLVRTLEQFTSACGAAFQLQDDILGVVGDEKLLGKPVGADIREGKRTVIARESWVRADARQRKLIDETLGNVHAPQDQIEEVTKLFVSLGGVEETARRATAHVERGLKHLEPLPQTQYREWLSDWAHYMIDRTF
- a CDS encoding PTS sugar transporter subunit IIC, with translation MWLGALAGTVVYLDTSVLGQTLLGQPIIACVAYGVMVGRPEIGLFFGVVFELLWLANLQIGAAKFSEGNLGAIIATATAARVAPSEVSGDPSWMVMLLCTGLGLVLAHAGRELAPAVRKVMNRIAASFIEACARDDQSAARGWTLAALGVHVVAGALFTLTGLIAGHFMLRLYFGEFYALGPGENIVAATDALCAGLWPGLLGAGAAAAMLQLTTRKDWPWVIGLGAVGGVLLG